The proteins below are encoded in one region of Candidatus Thermoplasmatota archaeon:
- a CDS encoding RNA methyltransferase, whose protein sequence is MPLHVVLVEPQYPGNVGAVARVMLNFGVDKLVLVKPCPIDNEARDRAVHAQRVLDGAVIADSFGDVAKRMDFIAAFAARSFAKDRSHLRNPVYLREFAPKLRAIEGNVALVFGREDDGLSNEEVALADVVMQIPTSPAYKSMNLSHAVGVAMYELFSTDFAAANVPPASEAEKAVLFKAFAAVLDAIGLPEHRKIHTETMFRRVIGRAVLSKWEYHRLMGVQAGTLKRLKKWPVKDLADWAEPDDAGDPEEPR, encoded by the coding sequence ATGCCGCTCCACGTCGTTCTCGTCGAGCCCCAGTATCCCGGCAACGTGGGCGCGGTCGCCCGCGTGATGCTGAACTTCGGCGTCGACAAGCTCGTCCTCGTCAAGCCGTGCCCGATCGACAACGAGGCCCGCGATCGCGCGGTGCACGCGCAGCGCGTCCTCGACGGGGCCGTGATCGCTGACTCCTTCGGGGACGTCGCGAAGCGGATGGATTTCATCGCCGCGTTCGCGGCGCGCTCGTTCGCGAAGGACCGGAGCCACCTCCGGAATCCGGTCTACCTGCGCGAGTTCGCCCCGAAGCTCCGCGCGATCGAGGGGAACGTCGCGCTCGTGTTCGGACGCGAGGACGACGGCCTCTCGAACGAGGAGGTCGCGCTCGCGGACGTCGTGATGCAGATCCCGACGTCCCCCGCCTACAAGTCGATGAACCTCAGCCACGCGGTCGGGGTCGCGATGTACGAGCTGTTCTCGACCGATTTCGCGGCCGCGAACGTGCCGCCCGCGAGCGAGGCCGAGAAGGCCGTGCTGTTCAAGGCCTTCGCGGCGGTGCTCGACGCGATCGGGCTACCCGAGCACCGCAAGATCCACACGGAGACCATGTTCCGGCGCGTCATCGGGCGCGCGGTCCTCTCGAAGTGGGAATACCACCGGCTCATGGGCGTGCAGGCGGGGACCCTCAAGCGGCTCAAGAAGTGGCCCGTGAAGGATCTCGCGGATTGGGCCGAGCCCGACGACGCGGGCGACCCCGAGGAGCCCCGGTAG
- a CDS encoding site-2 protease family protein gives MNGVLVFGILLAAYLFLAYRLAKRKTSEPPSSVTGSGFDLAGPLILWRTQSGKRLIDRIAKARGLWRFFGDVAIYVTWVAGLLVLALLLYQLYLFVTVPKLVVDTAPPPQFLIGLPGVNPLIPIWYGIFGLLVALVVHEGCHGILARAQNIGVKSLGLVFFIVPIGAFVEPDERDLEPASARAKNRVFAAGPMSNLVLALVAGSLFSMAFVGSMAVVNDGEGVGVAATIPDSPAAAAGIRAGDVLVKLDGTAVTDQPSFTQVLNRTRAGQQVSVELIRDGKHVFTSVVLADKYEYIQSQDPSLNKAEYKGKGFIGVSSFDLGIAERVHSRLEAPFQDGLGSFDPGRGAFIVYISYPFFVLLTGVDVLNAPYTSFFVVEGPLAGMPAWAFFMVANALYWLFWLNLMLGTFNALPAGPLDGGQMLRTTLREWSYRLFRVDRARILVNPSPAPGAMPLSGADPETQARLDRALAFTKRITMTVGFFILGLILLPIIGPNVVKLLT, from the coding sequence TTGAACGGCGTTCTCGTCTTCGGCATCCTTCTTGCCGCGTACCTCTTCCTCGCGTACCGCCTCGCGAAGCGCAAGACGAGCGAACCCCCCTCGTCCGTCACGGGATCCGGCTTCGATCTTGCCGGACCGCTCATCCTGTGGCGCACCCAGTCGGGCAAGCGTCTCATCGACCGCATCGCGAAGGCGCGCGGGCTCTGGCGCTTCTTCGGCGACGTCGCCATCTACGTCACCTGGGTCGCGGGCCTTCTCGTCCTCGCGCTCCTCCTCTACCAGCTCTACCTGTTCGTCACCGTTCCGAAGCTCGTCGTGGACACGGCGCCTCCGCCTCAATTCCTCATCGGGCTTCCCGGCGTCAATCCGCTCATTCCCATCTGGTACGGCATCTTCGGCCTCCTCGTGGCGCTCGTCGTGCACGAAGGGTGCCACGGCATCCTGGCGCGGGCCCAGAACATCGGCGTGAAGAGCCTCGGCCTCGTCTTCTTCATCGTCCCCATCGGCGCGTTCGTCGAGCCCGACGAACGCGACCTCGAGCCCGCGTCCGCGCGCGCGAAGAACCGCGTCTTCGCGGCAGGGCCCATGTCGAACCTCGTTCTCGCGCTCGTGGCGGGCAGCCTCTTCAGCATGGCCTTCGTCGGGTCCATGGCCGTCGTGAACGACGGCGAGGGCGTCGGCGTCGCCGCGACCATCCCCGACTCCCCCGCCGCGGCCGCGGGGATCCGCGCGGGCGACGTCCTCGTGAAGCTCGACGGCACGGCCGTCACGGACCAGCCGAGCTTCACGCAGGTGCTCAACCGGACGCGCGCCGGTCAACAGGTCTCCGTCGAGCTCATCCGCGACGGCAAGCACGTGTTCACGAGCGTCGTCCTCGCGGACAAGTACGAGTACATCCAATCGCAGGACCCGTCCCTGAACAAGGCCGAATACAAGGGGAAGGGCTTCATCGGCGTTTCGAGCTTCGACCTCGGGATCGCCGAACGCGTCCACAGCCGCCTCGAGGCGCCTTTCCAGGACGGCCTCGGGAGCTTCGACCCGGGCCGCGGCGCGTTCATCGTCTACATCAGTTACCCGTTCTTCGTCCTCCTCACGGGCGTCGACGTCCTGAACGCGCCCTACACGAGCTTCTTCGTCGTGGAGGGCCCCCTCGCGGGCATGCCCGCCTGGGCGTTCTTCATGGTCGCGAACGCGCTCTACTGGCTCTTCTGGCTGAACCTGATGCTCGGCACGTTCAACGCCCTTCCCGCCGGTCCCCTCGACGGCGGGCAGATGCTCAGGACGACGCTCCGCGAATGGAGCTACCGGCTCTTCCGCGTGGACCGCGCGCGCATCCTCGTGAACCCGAGCCCCGCGCCCGGCGCGATGCCCCTTTCGGGCGCCGACCCCGAGACGCAGGCGCGCCTCGACCGCGCGCTCGCGTTCACGAAGCGCATCACGATGACGGTCGGGTTCTTCATCCTGGGCCTCATCCTCCTGCCCATCATCGGACCGAACGTGGTCAAGCTGCTCACGTGA